The following proteins are encoded in a genomic region of Eriocheir sinensis breed Jianghai 21 chromosome 2, ASM2467909v1, whole genome shotgun sequence:
- the LOC126999732 gene encoding mucin-5AC-like isoform X1, whose amino-acid sequence MDSRHLFFTLMCWCLWSGAWASLPFRVKEYMGSLDTCRCVPLELYCDEEVVAFSYLSSFTHSVKVCAGGTRLCCRAAPPSTKSPTKSQKEGSYFLLLKVPPTNPQGLSRNLLLDPEVVTSEDNEASVIEYQEGNGTAAAYMEDVESLEASNSSNVTGNTSVSWVKENDGGEGEGTESSPEVTGDATDSTMFMNSNVTEENFTTLSTPPTHSSTGEGNRTATTLRNMLNASVVTSLPSPDFGGCFLDACHGNSTSTLHMSTSKEPRNTSLENEERSRIEKDTLNTSSIANISSTQSHSTDDTGTDFPAPQDQIAVSSSKLGHMTSSSSSPPTPPPAVGIPLTPTPKPRPPSTTTPTPSFWVWLFG is encoded by the exons ATGGATTCTCGACACTTATTCTTCACACTTAtgtg CTGGTGTTTGTGGTCGGGGGCGTGGGCCAGCTTGCCCTTTCGAGTTAAGGAGTACATGGGAAGCCTGGACACGTGCCGCTGCGTGCCTCTCGAACTGTACTGCGACGAGGAGGTTGTGGcgttctcctacctctcctccttcacccactcc GTGAAGGTGTGCGCTGGAGGGACGCGGTTGTGCTGTCGGGCGGCGCCGCCGTCAACGAAAAGCCCCACCAAATCCCAGAAAGAGGGTTCATACTTCCTGCTGCTGAAAGTTCCGCCCACCAACCCCCAAG GGTTGTCAAGGAATCTGCTCCTAGATCCTGAAGTGGTGACCAGTGAGGACAACGAAGCCAGTGTGATCGAGTACCAAGAGGGAAACG GCACTGCTGCTGCATATATGGAAGACGTAGAATCGCTCGAAGCAAGTAATAGTAGCAACGTGACAGGAAATACTTCGGTTTCGTGGGTGAAGGAAAacgatggtggtgagggtgaaggaACAGAGTCTTCGCCCGAAGTAACAGGAGACGCCACGGACTCCACCATGTTTATGAACTCCAATGTTACTGAAGAAAACTTTACGACATTATCTACTCCTCCAACGCATAGTTCGACTGGCGAGGGGAATAGAACTGCAACTACCCTTAGAAATATGTTGAACGCCTCAGTTGTGACCAGCCTCCCATCGCCCGACTTTGGTGGATGCTTCCTCGATGCTTGCCATGGAAACTCGACTTCGACTCTGCATATGAGCACCTCGAAGGAGCCTCGCAATACTTCGCTCGAAAATGAAGAACGAAGCCGAATTGAAAAAGATACTTTAAACACCTCCTCAATCGCAAACATTTCTTCAACTCAGAGTCACTCCACAGATGACACTGGGACTGACTTCCCTGCCCCACAAGATCAAATTGCTGTATCATCTTCCAAGTTAGGCCACATGACTTCATCCTCCAGTTCTCCTCCTACGCCGCCTCCAGCTGTGGGTATACCTCTTACACCAACTCCAAAACCCCGCCCACCAAGCACCACCACGCCTACACCTAGTTTTTGGGTATGGCTTTTTGGCTGA
- the LOC126999732 gene encoding mucin-5AC-like isoform X2, with the protein MDSRHLFFTLMCWCLWSGAWASLPFRVKEYMGSLDTCRCVPLELYCDEEVVAFSYLSSFTHSVCAGGTRLCCRAAPPSTKSPTKSQKEGSYFLLLKVPPTNPQGLSRNLLLDPEVVTSEDNEASVIEYQEGNGTAAAYMEDVESLEASNSSNVTGNTSVSWVKENDGGEGEGTESSPEVTGDATDSTMFMNSNVTEENFTTLSTPPTHSSTGEGNRTATTLRNMLNASVVTSLPSPDFGGCFLDACHGNSTSTLHMSTSKEPRNTSLENEERSRIEKDTLNTSSIANISSTQSHSTDDTGTDFPAPQDQIAVSSSKLGHMTSSSSSPPTPPPAVGIPLTPTPKPRPPSTTTPTPSFWVWLFG; encoded by the exons ATGGATTCTCGACACTTATTCTTCACACTTAtgtg CTGGTGTTTGTGGTCGGGGGCGTGGGCCAGCTTGCCCTTTCGAGTTAAGGAGTACATGGGAAGCCTGGACACGTGCCGCTGCGTGCCTCTCGAACTGTACTGCGACGAGGAGGTTGTGGcgttctcctacctctcctccttcacccactcc GTGTGCGCTGGAGGGACGCGGTTGTGCTGTCGGGCGGCGCCGCCGTCAACGAAAAGCCCCACCAAATCCCAGAAAGAGGGTTCATACTTCCTGCTGCTGAAAGTTCCGCCCACCAACCCCCAAG GGTTGTCAAGGAATCTGCTCCTAGATCCTGAAGTGGTGACCAGTGAGGACAACGAAGCCAGTGTGATCGAGTACCAAGAGGGAAACG GCACTGCTGCTGCATATATGGAAGACGTAGAATCGCTCGAAGCAAGTAATAGTAGCAACGTGACAGGAAATACTTCGGTTTCGTGGGTGAAGGAAAacgatggtggtgagggtgaaggaACAGAGTCTTCGCCCGAAGTAACAGGAGACGCCACGGACTCCACCATGTTTATGAACTCCAATGTTACTGAAGAAAACTTTACGACATTATCTACTCCTCCAACGCATAGTTCGACTGGCGAGGGGAATAGAACTGCAACTACCCTTAGAAATATGTTGAACGCCTCAGTTGTGACCAGCCTCCCATCGCCCGACTTTGGTGGATGCTTCCTCGATGCTTGCCATGGAAACTCGACTTCGACTCTGCATATGAGCACCTCGAAGGAGCCTCGCAATACTTCGCTCGAAAATGAAGAACGAAGCCGAATTGAAAAAGATACTTTAAACACCTCCTCAATCGCAAACATTTCTTCAACTCAGAGTCACTCCACAGATGACACTGGGACTGACTTCCCTGCCCCACAAGATCAAATTGCTGTATCATCTTCCAAGTTAGGCCACATGACTTCATCCTCCAGTTCTCCTCCTACGCCGCCTCCAGCTGTGGGTATACCTCTTACACCAACTCCAAAACCCCGCCCACCAAGCACCACCACGCCTACACCTAGTTTTTGGGTATGGCTTTTTGGCTGA